From Woronichinia naegeliana WA131, the proteins below share one genomic window:
- a CDS encoding transposase translates to MLEWWTKNFASCELGDERLNNRAFSIGKKLSEGFGKALSEVFKGGNELKRAYEFLGIRKQTLSR, encoded by the coding sequence ATGTTGGAATGGTGGACAAAAAACTTTGCCAGTTGTGAATTGGGAGACGAGAGGCTAAACAATCGTGCCTTCTCGATTGGGAAAAAGTTAAGTGAGGGGTTTGGAAAAGCCTTATCAGAAGTGTTTAAGGGAGGAAACGAGTTAAAGAGGGCCTATGAATTTTTGGGAATCCGAAAACAGACTTTGTCAAGATAA
- a CDS encoding IS4 family transposase — MTTAAVEEYKIMLSVGDTTFLDYRNIKEKREGYGPTGKGGNGLILHSALAIEPEKGQVLGLLWQKLWNREVKEKPPTDETAKQKKERQKEQRKAARQRPFEEKESYKWVEALNTCEKQVESSTRVIHVFDREGDVSEVFDSVRQLKHTGVLVRASHNRSLDKNSERLWQHLESEPIRFHQEIEIPSTGKRKARKVKLAVRFCSVNLRTPYRFDNRDPLNVYAVYATEIDCPEGETPLSWMLLTTEVVETIEMAVTILRWYTYRWRVEEFHKVLKSGCQSERYRLASDGMKTLLGFLSVIAVELLHVTYLHRTQPDALAIEILNPLQLQVLKAAASQKLPPILTVAWAVESVAFLGGYLEHRRKTPLGIQVLWRGWLKLHDLCQGWQLAIRT, encoded by the coding sequence ATGACAACTGCCGCCGTAGAAGAATATAAGATAATGCTATCAGTCGGAGATACGACCTTCTTAGATTATCGCAATATCAAGGAAAAAAGGGAAGGGTATGGGCCGACTGGAAAAGGAGGGAATGGATTAATACTGCATAGTGCTTTAGCAATTGAGCCAGAAAAAGGACAAGTATTAGGTTTATTATGGCAAAAACTGTGGAATAGGGAGGTAAAAGAAAAGCCCCCAACAGATGAAACGGCGAAGCAGAAAAAAGAAAGACAGAAAGAACAAAGAAAAGCAGCTCGTCAAAGACCATTTGAGGAAAAAGAATCCTACAAATGGGTAGAGGCTCTAAACACCTGTGAGAAACAGGTAGAAAGTTCAACGAGGGTAATTCATGTATTTGACAGAGAAGGAGATGTTTCAGAAGTCTTTGACTCAGTGCGTCAACTCAAGCATACAGGAGTGCTGGTCAGAGCGTCTCATAATCGTAGTTTAGACAAAAATAGTGAACGACTTTGGCAACATTTGGAATCAGAACCGATTCGTTTTCATCAAGAAATCGAGATTCCGAGTACAGGAAAAAGAAAAGCACGGAAGGTTAAGCTTGCCGTCCGATTTTGCTCAGTTAATCTACGAACTCCCTATCGTTTTGATAATCGTGACCCGTTGAATGTCTATGCTGTTTATGCGACAGAAATCGATTGTCCCGAAGGCGAAACTCCTTTATCTTGGATGCTTCTGACTACAGAAGTTGTTGAGACTATTGAGATGGCTGTCACTATTCTTCGTTGGTACACCTACCGATGGCGGGTTGAAGAATTTCATAAAGTCCTTAAGTCTGGTTGTCAGAGTGAGCGTTATCGACTTGCCTCTGATGGAATGAAAACTCTTTTGGGTTTTTTAAGTGTCATTGCTGTTGAACTTTTACACGTTACTTATCTTCATCGTACCCAGCCCGATGCTCTCGCGATTGAAATTCTTAATCCTCTTCAACTTCAGGTGTTAAAAGCAGCCGCCTCTCAAAAACTTCCCCCTATTTTGACTGTTGCTTGGGCTGTCGAGTCTGTTGCTTTTCTTGGTGGTTATCTTGAACATCGTCGTAAAACTCCTCTCGGTATCCAAGTCCTTTGGCGCGGTTGGTTGAAGTTGCATGACCTTTGCCAAGGCTGGCAGCTTGCAATCCGCACTTAA
- a CDS encoding four helix bundle protein, giving the protein MEKEKKYFRTHEDLAIYQLAFEMAMQIFEFSKKFPVEEKYSLTDQIRRSSRSVCANLAEAWRKRRYKAAFVAKLNDCEAEAAETQVWLKFAVKCQYLTVEQGRDLYGTYNQVLSGLVKMITHPDDWLLD; this is encoded by the coding sequence ATGGAAAAGGAGAAAAAGTATTTTAGGACTCACGAGGATTTAGCCATTTATCAATTGGCGTTTGAGATGGCGATGCAAATTTTTGAATTTTCTAAAAAGTTCCCAGTTGAAGAGAAATATTCATTAACTGACCAAATTCGTCGCTCTTCTCGCTCAGTCTGCGCTAATCTAGCTGAGGCTTGGAGAAAAAGAAGATATAAAGCGGCATTTGTCGCTAAATTGAATGATTGTGAGGCGGAGGCGGCGGAAACTCAAGTTTGGTTAAAGTTTGCTGTGAAATGTCAGTATCTCACGGTTGAACAAGGGAGGGATCTTTACGGGACTTATAATCAAGTCCTGAGTGGTTTAGTAAAGATGATTACCCACCCAGACGATTGGCTCCTCGACTAA
- a CDS encoding DUF1232 domain-containing protein: MKIPIQALYGFYRSAIRNARYRWWIILGTLVYLLSPIDISPDIFPIVGEIDDFILVTLMMSEVSQLVFERFRSRSEEDSASTPKTTHTIIDVDSVSVD; this comes from the coding sequence ATGAAAATTCCCATTCAAGCTCTATACGGGTTTTATCGCAGTGCCATTCGCAACGCCCGCTATCGTTGGTGGATCATTTTAGGAACCTTAGTCTATTTACTGAGTCCCATCGATATTTCGCCAGATATTTTTCCGATTGTCGGAGAAATTGACGATTTTATTTTGGTGACACTGATGATGTCAGAAGTTTCTCAATTAGTATTTGAGCGTTTTCGCTCCCGTTCTGAAGAAGATTCAGCCTCCACCCCCAAAACGACTCACACCATTATTGATGTGGATTCGGTTTCTGTTGACTAA
- a CDS encoding response regulator transcription factor yields MSEPAQLLLVDDEPSIRESVQAYLEDSGDFQVAVASNATDAWTYLQHHLPDLIISDIMMPQVDGYQFLSKLRDDPRFKTLPVIFLTARGMTSDRIQGYQSGCDAYLSKPFDPEELEAIVKNLLERRQANIESQSESTKLQEIYQEIRDLKEQISHPSGFVTTPSPIKIDLTPREQSVLDLVAQGLMNKEIASRLKTSVRNVEKYVSRLFSKTGTNSRTELVRFALQHGLTQ; encoded by the coding sequence ATGTCTGAACCTGCCCAGTTATTGCTTGTTGATGATGAACCTAGTATCCGCGAATCGGTGCAGGCTTATCTCGAAGATAGTGGCGATTTTCAAGTTGCCGTTGCGAGTAATGCGACGGATGCCTGGACTTATTTGCAACACCATTTACCGGATTTGATTATTTCCGATATTATGATGCCCCAAGTAGATGGCTATCAATTTTTAAGTAAGTTGCGAGATGATCCTCGTTTTAAGACTTTGCCCGTTATCTTCTTAACCGCTAGAGGGATGACCAGCGATCGCATTCAGGGTTATCAATCTGGTTGTGATGCGTATCTATCCAAACCGTTCGATCCAGAGGAATTGGAAGCCATTGTTAAAAATTTACTCGAACGTCGTCAGGCCAATATAGAGTCCCAGAGTGAATCGACTAAATTGCAGGAAATATATCAAGAAATCCGAGATTTGAAGGAACAAATTAGCCATCCTTCAGGGTTTGTGACTACACCTTCCCCCATTAAAATTGATTTAACACCTAGAGAACAAAGTGTTTTAGATTTAGTTGCCCAGGGATTAATGAATAAAGAGATTGCCTCTCGCCTAAAAACCAGTGTCAGAAATGTTGAGAAGTACGTCAGTCGCCTATTTAGTAAAACAGGAACCAATAGTCGGACTGAATTAGTGCGCTTTGCCCTCCAACATGGTTTAACCCAATAG
- a CDS encoding phosphodiester glycosidase family protein, with amino-acid sequence MPTILLSSLVWKAIPITGTSPQGSFAIAQGNNKLLQQGSTLALAGKTFPVNWIQWQEGGQVRTGISDLGAMQVLGIELLDSNQPQVQPSQWFSTVSNLATQFIAPYRYLDLTDWLQQLGNQAQAQGDTLMVSATGSQVTEVREGNQAWGKRIVLTLSRPTFWQVSQAKTEGVVMLNAAIAPNLLTTNAVPNNGINKPNQQSNDEDDLGSSNGVKSTAGQSFRLENLGANSKIYVSLPTAHKLQITTLNNPYRLVIDIRADAPPAKTIVWADGVTWRQQFIDIGGGSGLFPVTWLELNLASPQIALKPLTANPQGLRGIVTTANLVRAWQASAGINGGFFNRNTQLPLGAIKRDNRWLSGPILNRGAIAWDDQGKVTVGRLSLQESLTTSNGQQIAVNYVNSGFVQKGIARYTTDWGANYTPMTDNETIIVVQNNQVTAQQSGGQSGQNAFPIPLNGYLLTLRGNPPAPNLSVRTSLTLQSSAVPSKFNDFSQIVGAGPLLIEQGKIVLNAAAEKFNTGFQQQRASRSAIAVNGAGKMLLVAVHNRVGGQGATLAEMALILKKLGAESALNLDGGSSTSLALGGQLIDRSAVTAARVNNGLGLFIRP; translated from the coding sequence ATGCCGACTATTCTCTTGAGTAGTTTGGTCTGGAAAGCCATTCCCATCACCGGCACATCCCCCCAAGGCAGTTTTGCGATCGCCCAAGGCAATAACAAGCTGCTACAGCAAGGAAGTACTTTAGCGTTGGCAGGCAAAACCTTTCCGGTTAATTGGATCCAGTGGCAAGAAGGAGGACAAGTCCGCACCGGCATCAGCGATCTGGGAGCCATGCAAGTCTTGGGGATTGAGCTTTTGGATAGCAATCAGCCCCAGGTACAGCCCAGTCAGTGGTTTTCAACGGTGAGTAATCTCGCCACTCAATTCATCGCGCCCTATCGCTATCTGGATTTAACCGATTGGTTACAACAACTGGGCAATCAGGCCCAGGCACAGGGAGATACCTTAATGGTGAGTGCAACGGGTTCCCAGGTGACGGAGGTGCGGGAAGGCAATCAGGCTTGGGGAAAACGCATTGTCTTAACCCTTTCTCGACCTACTTTTTGGCAGGTTAGTCAGGCGAAAACGGAAGGGGTAGTCATGCTCAATGCCGCGATCGCTCCTAATCTTTTGACAACTAACGCTGTCCCTAATAATGGGATTAATAAACCCAATCAGCAGAGCAATGACGAAGATGATTTAGGCAGTAGTAATGGCGTAAAATCAACAGCCGGTCAAAGCTTTCGACTGGAGAATCTGGGAGCTAATAGCAAGATCTATGTCAGTCTCCCAACAGCGCATAAACTTCAGATCACAACTCTTAATAATCCCTATCGTTTAGTCATTGATATTCGGGCGGATGCTCCCCCGGCCAAAACCATTGTCTGGGCAGACGGGGTAACTTGGCGACAACAATTTATTGATATTGGCGGTGGTTCAGGTCTTTTTCCCGTGACCTGGTTAGAACTCAATCTTGCTTCTCCTCAAATTGCCCTGAAACCCTTAACGGCCAATCCCCAGGGTTTGCGCGGTATTGTCACCACAGCCAATCTGGTACGTGCTTGGCAAGCTTCAGCCGGTATTAATGGCGGTTTTTTTAATCGTAATACTCAATTACCATTAGGAGCAATCAAACGAGATAATCGCTGGTTATCTGGCCCTATTCTCAATCGTGGCGCGATCGCCTGGGACGATCAGGGTAAAGTAACCGTAGGACGCTTAAGTTTGCAGGAAAGTCTGACGACAAGCAATGGACAACAAATTGCAGTGAACTATGTTAATAGCGGTTTTGTGCAGAAAGGAATCGCCCGTTATACGACTGATTGGGGGGCGAACTATACGCCCATGACGGACAATGAAACCATTATTGTTGTTCAAAATAATCAAGTGACGGCCCAGCAATCTGGCGGCCAATCTGGTCAAAATGCCTTTCCGATTCCCCTGAACGGCTATCTCCTCACCCTGCGCGGTAATCCCCCAGCTCCGAATCTTTCGGTGAGAACGTCTCTAACCTTACAAAGTAGTGCTGTTCCGTCCAAATTTAATGATTTTTCCCAAATTGTGGGAGCCGGGCCGCTATTAATTGAGCAGGGAAAAATTGTCCTGAATGCAGCAGCAGAGAAATTTAATACCGGCTTTCAACAGCAACGGGCCTCTCGCAGTGCGATCGCGGTTAATGGAGCGGGAAAGATGCTGTTAGTCGCAGTGCATAATCGAGTTGGCGGTCAAGGGGCAACTTTAGCAGAAATGGCTTTGATTCTCAAAAAATTAGGAGCAGAATCGGCTCTGAACCTAGATGGCGGCAGTTCTACTTCTTTAGCCCTAGGGGGACAATTAATTGATCGTTCCGCCGTCACAGCCGCTAGAGTAAATAATGGTTTAGGACTTTTTATTCGTCCCTGA
- a CDS encoding Rrf2 family transcriptional regulator, with product MAMRFNQQTPLTVSEITARQPIPERYLEQILGTLRRGGLLKSQRGFGGGYLLARDPSQISLLDIVTLIEGERKAEQQGEFPTIEVRLIREGWQQANIAAQTVLAQCSLADLCKQRQQYLQTSLMYYI from the coding sequence ATGGCAATGCGATTTAATCAGCAAACCCCCCTGACGGTTAGTGAAATAACTGCTAGACAACCCATTCCTGAACGTTACCTAGAGCAAATTTTGGGAACATTGCGTCGGGGTGGCCTCTTAAAAAGTCAACGGGGCTTTGGCGGCGGTTATCTTTTGGCCCGCGATCCTAGTCAAATTTCACTGCTGGATATTGTCACTCTCATTGAAGGTGAGCGTAAAGCAGAGCAACAGGGAGAATTTCCCACCATTGAGGTCAGACTGATCCGAGAAGGCTGGCAACAGGCCAATATCGCTGCTCAAACGGTTTTAGCTCAGTGTTCTCTGGCTGATCTCTGTAAACAACGGCAGCAATATCTGCAAACCAGCTTGATGTATTATATTTAG
- a CDS encoding ATP-dependent 6-phosphofructokinase, whose translation MGEKKRIGILTSGGDCAGLNAVIRAVVHHAIGNYGWEVVGIKEATNGLMSNPPQVVNFDLETIDSLLLMGGTILGTTNKGNPFAFPMPDGSVRDRTQEIIDGYRSLNLEALIGIGGDGSLAILRKIAQQGGINLVGIPKTIDNDVGATETSIGFDTALNIATEALDRLHFTAASHNRVMVLEVMGRDAGHIALGAGIAGGADIILIPEIPYHLDNICKKIRQRQARGQHFCLVIVSEAVRTELGDPLKGVQQMGEDRYGGIGKYIAEKIAEYTGAETRVTVLGHIQRGGIPSPVDRLLGAAFGVASVDLIAAGHYDQMVAWQRRQVISVPIAEAIQTYRSVDLEGTLVKTAKGLGICLGDD comes from the coding sequence ATGGGAGAGAAAAAACGGATTGGCATTTTAACCAGTGGGGGTGATTGTGCAGGCTTGAATGCGGTCATCCGGGCGGTCGTACATCATGCAATCGGCAACTATGGTTGGGAAGTGGTTGGCATTAAGGAGGCCACTAATGGCTTAATGAGCAATCCGCCCCAGGTGGTTAATTTTGATCTAGAAACAATTGACTCACTGCTACTTATGGGGGGAACCATACTCGGTACGACCAATAAGGGTAATCCCTTTGCTTTTCCCATGCCTGATGGTTCCGTCCGCGATCGCACCCAGGAAATTATTGATGGTTATCGCAGTTTGAACCTAGAAGCTCTGATTGGCATTGGCGGCGATGGTAGTTTAGCGATTCTTCGCAAAATTGCTCAACAGGGCGGCATTAACCTGGTCGGTATTCCCAAAACCATTGACAACGATGTGGGGGCGACGGAAACGTCCATCGGTTTTGATACCGCGCTCAATATTGCCACCGAGGCCCTGGATCGTCTGCATTTTACGGCGGCGAGTCATAACCGTGTGATGGTCTTAGAAGTGATGGGACGGGATGCGGGTCATATTGCTTTAGGAGCAGGCATTGCTGGCGGGGCTGATATCATTCTTATTCCTGAAATTCCCTACCATCTAGACAATATCTGCAAAAAAATTCGCCAGCGTCAGGCCAGGGGTCAACACTTTTGTTTGGTGATCGTATCTGAAGCTGTTCGTACCGAATTAGGAGATCCGCTTAAGGGAGTACAACAGATGGGAGAAGATCGTTATGGCGGTATTGGCAAATATATTGCTGAGAAAATCGCTGAATATACGGGGGCTGAAACCCGTGTCACCGTACTAGGTCACATTCAACGGGGCGGAATCCCGTCCCCTGTGGATCGTCTCTTAGGAGCAGCCTTTGGTGTTGCCTCCGTGGATCTAATTGCCGCCGGTCACTATGATCAGATGGTCGCTTGGCAACGTCGTCAAGTGATTAGTGTCCCCATTGCTGAAGCGATTCAAACCTACCGTTCTGTGGATCTGGAGGGAACCCTAGTGAAAACAGCCAAGGGATTAGGTATTTGTTTAGGCGATGATTGA
- a CDS encoding anti-sigma regulatory factor, producing MISISLPPIKRSWSTLSFSSTLYLCPVLDLLLTSVPNCFRDEIRLGLQEALVNAAKHGNKLDPSKSIVVHFTTSKEGMAWVISDQGEGFTPQCQCGEGEDCAEVFLPPEEAESGRGLCILHEVFDQVHWNAHGTQLRLSKQVKEIRA from the coding sequence GTGATTTCTATTTCCCTTCCTCCGATTAAACGGAGTTGGAGTACACTTAGCTTCTCTTCTACGCTTTATTTGTGTCCAGTCCTTGACCTACTGCTAACCAGTGTTCCTAATTGTTTTCGGGATGAAATTCGGCTAGGACTCCAAGAAGCACTAGTTAACGCGGCAAAACACGGGAATAAACTGGATCCTAGTAAATCTATTGTTGTTCATTTTACGACTTCCAAAGAAGGCATGGCTTGGGTAATATCCGATCAAGGAGAAGGGTTTACCCCCCAGTGTCAATGTGGTGAGGGCGAGGACTGTGCCGAAGTTTTTCTCCCCCCCGAAGAAGCCGAAAGTGGCAGAGGACTTTGTATCCTGCACGAAGTCTTTGATCAAGTTCACTGGAATGCCCATGGCACCCAACTTCGCTTAAGTAAGCAAGTTAAAGAAATTCGTGCCTAG
- the rlmD gene encoding 23S rRNA (uracil(1939)-C(5))-methyltransferase RlmD, with protein MSNPTWQQGNLIELEITGLSNSGEGLGRFQERVVFVPDTVPGDRVLVRLVRLKKQYSYGQLQEILTPSPHRIRPNCIVADKCGGCQWQHIDIDYQRASKQQQIIDALERIGGFMDLAIAPLLSSVDNLGYRNKVTYPLARSQSGQVQAGYYRRQSHHLINLNQCPVQDGRLNPFLKEIKQDIQSQGWSIYDESQQRGKLRHLALRIGRRTGEILLTLISASPSLPGLTEQAEIWLERYPELVGVALNCQPQHNNVIFGEETQIIVGRNSCREIFAGLEFELGPDTFFQIHTEAAESLLTAIIGQLPLTGDEHLVDAYCGIGTFTLPLAQKVKSAIALEINTASVHQARRNAEINQITNVEFQQGKVETLLPQLSQIPDIVLLDPPRKGCDHQVLETLVAHAPRTIVYISCQPATLARDLKFLCQAVNYQLSWIQGADFFPQTAHVECAVILQRP; from the coding sequence ATGAGCAATCCCACTTGGCAACAGGGCAATTTAATCGAGTTAGAGATTACTGGTTTAAGCAATAGTGGTGAGGGCTTAGGGCGTTTTCAAGAGCGAGTTGTGTTTGTCCCTGATACTGTCCCTGGCGATCGCGTCTTGGTGAGATTAGTGCGATTGAAAAAACAGTATAGTTATGGGCAACTTCAGGAGATTTTAACCCCATCCCCCCATCGCATTCGACCGAACTGTATTGTGGCTGATAAGTGTGGCGGCTGTCAGTGGCAGCATATTGATATCGATTACCAACGAGCAAGCAAACAACAGCAAATTATTGATGCCCTAGAACGGATTGGTGGTTTTATGGATCTGGCGATCGCGCCCCTTCTCAGTTCTGTCGATAATTTGGGCTATCGCAACAAAGTTACCTACCCCCTGGCCCGTTCTCAAAGTGGACAAGTTCAAGCGGGTTATTACCGCCGTCAAAGTCATCATTTGATTAATCTCAATCAATGTCCAGTGCAAGATGGTCGTCTTAACCCCTTCCTCAAGGAGATTAAACAGGATATTCAGTCCCAGGGCTGGTCAATTTATGATGAAAGCCAACAACGGGGAAAACTACGCCATCTGGCTCTGCGGATTGGGCGAAGAACCGGCGAAATTCTACTTACCTTAATCAGTGCGAGTCCTTCTTTGCCTGGTCTCACAGAACAGGCCGAAATCTGGTTAGAGCGTTACCCCGAACTAGTGGGCGTAGCTCTCAACTGTCAACCACAACACAACAATGTCATTTTTGGGGAAGAGACACAGATCATTGTCGGTCGGAATAGCTGTCGAGAAATTTTTGCGGGTTTAGAATTTGAGCTTGGCCCCGATACCTTTTTCCAAATCCACACAGAAGCAGCGGAGAGTTTACTAACAGCAATTATTGGACAATTGCCATTAACGGGAGATGAACACCTGGTGGATGCCTACTGTGGGATCGGGACTTTTACCTTACCGCTCGCCCAAAAGGTTAAATCGGCGATCGCTTTAGAGATTAATACCGCTTCTGTTCATCAAGCCCGCCGCAATGCCGAGATCAACCAGATTACGAATGTGGAATTTCAGCAAGGCAAAGTAGAAACGCTATTACCTCAATTGTCTCAAATCCCTGACATTGTGCTTCTAGATCCTCCTCGTAAAGGTTGCGATCATCAAGTCCTAGAAACCTTGGTGGCCCATGCCCCCCGCACGATTGTTTACATCAGTTGCCAACCTGCTACCCTCGCCAGGGATTTAAAATTCCTTTGCCAGGCGGTCAACTACCAATTGAGTTGGATTCAGGGAGCAGACTTCTTTCCCCAAACGGCTCACGTCGAATGTGCGGTTATTTTGCAAAGACCCTAA
- a CDS encoding helix-turn-helix domain-containing protein yields MLLGFKTELKLNNAQRTTLAKHAGTARHAWNQGLALT; encoded by the coding sequence ATGCTCTTGGGATTTAAAACTGAGCTAAAACTCAATAACGCCCAACGGACAACTCTCGCCAAACACGCTGGGACTGCCCGTCATGCCTGGAATCAAGGTTTAGCCCTTACTTAG